TCCCGTTCgacacggattcggaaactttaccgtgcggtcaATAGCGAGCtgcgagcgtttattggatgtcgcgcgatttccgaatccgagtcgaattcgGCATTGTGAATCAGGGCCCTAGATTCTTGAGATATCCATTGCTTTCGAATTCTTCGCCGCTCCACCGCAGCCCTAAAGATAGTATTTGGACTATGATCGGTCTGTGATGGGACGCCATGGTGTATCGTATGACATGTCGATGTGCTTCTTAAATCTCGAACTTTCTTTGGGATAGTAGTCCCGTACTCGTGAACTCGGCATAACTATTTGCACTTTCTCGTTCCCTACTGTCTTGAATTCTGGTAACACTTCTGCGCTAGATCGGTAGAATCTCCTGACTGGAGAACTCTCAGTTTCTGTTGGAATTGTAGCTTCTATTTTATCTAGATTGTTTATTTCGTCGATGAGTTTCGCTTGGGTCATCGTTTCGGTCATCAGTGTTGATAGTATCGGTCTATCTGTTTGCGATTGTGATTCTGTTACTACTGATATTTCAGTTCTGGTTGGTTCTTGGCTTGTTGGTTCCTGCGTTGTCGTCGTTGTCGTCGTGGTCGCTTCTGTTGTATTTGGTCTTATAGTTGTTCTAGCTGTTGTTGAATGTGAGTTTCTTCTGTACGTCAATCTTTGTCTTTTCCTCTTTGAACTTCCTTCGGAACTCTCAGCTGAAGTGTTATTAGATATGCTATAGAAGTTGGTGCTGGCGTTTGTGACTAGGCTTTCTTGACTTTCTGGTTTTCTTCTAACCTTTTCCGTCTGATTGAAGTTCCTACTGCCACGGTAGACCGGTGCATCTGTGGCTACTACGCTGGAGTAGTCTTTGCTGTTACTATGTCTCTCGTCGATGACTGGAAGGGGCGTTACGAACATGGTTTCTACGTTGCTCGCGGCTGGTTTGTTGTCTTGGTTTTCTAGTATGGTGATGGCTTCTTTGACTCCCTGTTCGACGTCTCCATTTTGTGatttgtctgtaaaatataaataacattgttaatttattattattatttgattacGTAGTCTATTTACTTCAGACATCTGTAATATTCTATACAAATAGTAAGCTAATTAAATTTTCTGAGGTActccataaagtaaatatacctagcggaaaggtatattaactttatgagataCTCATTCAAATGAGCTttgctttttaattatttctcgGTGATCTTCGTCCGTCTAATTAAAGGAGTAGTTCAAATAAAGCAACGATTTCTACTCTTTACCATTTCTATTGGTACACGTCTTCACCTTTAATAGTGGTACATTTAACTTTAATAGTGGTACTATTAAATTATTGAATTCAACATACCCTCCTCCATTTCTTTCTTGTACGACGAGAAGAACGTCAGCGCTTTCATCAGCTGGTAGCTCTTGGAAACGGGGATGTTGGTGTCGTATAGTTTGACAGTGTTCTTGCAGTCGACATAGAACCACCAGTTGCATTTGAGGATGGTCTGGTCGAAGAGCGTGGACTCGGGGCAGAGGAAAGACTTCATGACGAGGCCGTCGTCGGTCAAAGCGCACACGTGGAAGACCTGAAAAGTGGAATATGTGCATGAAATGTGTGTCATATGTgccgaaatttgtttatcgcgaaGGATACGTACAATTTTccttgataaaaagtatcctatgtcctttcccgggactagaAGTAtctccagcaaaatcggttcagcggtatgggcgtgaagaggtaacagacagacatatagacatacagacacactttcgcattcataatattagtaatagtaTGGATGCATTAACGGCTAATAATTACTCGACTTTCATTTAATCGACATAATCTCCGTATATTTTGTGCCTCTTcattaaatgtatttaagtgCACTAGTTAGGCACCTTTAATAGTAATTAGTACGTACCATACATCCCAGGCTCTCATCCCCATATAACCCAGGGAAGTACTTCTGGTCTCCGCAGTGGAAGCTGGTCTCCGGAAGGTCGACCTTGGACTGGAAATGGTCATCGAAGTTCTTCTCATAGCCCACGGGGTAGTACTCTTTGGGTGCGTTCATGACCTTAGCGCCTGTGAGGTTGTTATTTCTGGAAAATTATGAtttggtttttttaattttctgacTCTTGTCAACCCAAATACGTGTATCTGGGTTAAATATCACGTTATCcctttataaatacaaaaccGATTAGTACCTACTGCATAATATTTCACCCTCAGAATTACTTTTATCAACCTGTTGATAAACTTTATTCAGGACTGGCCTTAGTCATGTTCAGACCAAAGATAAAGGAGTGTAACAAGTTTACCGTCCGTGGCATCGTGATTTCCAACAAGAAACATCTTTGCAAAGACAGGTTTATTTAGATTTTGTGAAGTAAAAAACAGCACCGGCAATTCTATAGTTATTTCATAAGGATCAAATAGGGCAcgattatatataataatagttaaatataATAGTTCTTAAGTAACACTAACAGGATGTTATACTCTTTTATTGATTAGCCCTTCTTCCTTTCCTACGTCTTTATTGCCTGCAACACAGGAAGGTTATAGGCGTGAAACTGACTTGCCGATATAATTAACACAGAATCGCCAATATTAACAACTCATTACCAATTGCGCCATGGTGGCGAAATGCGATTTAACGCGAATGGCACTTTTACTTTTATCTCAATGTGAACAGGGTAATGCCTGGACTACACGAGGCTAATTTTTTAAGCTAGGATAGCAAGGTAGTTCTTTTTTAAACTGTTTACATATATGCTagttctgtttttattttaagctAGTATTATTGTTGTGACCGAGGTGAGTTACTTAGTTCTAGTTACCTAAAACAGGTAGAGTATTAGATAACAGAATTTATGCTaaccatttaaataaaaaatatataaatagtcgataatattaaatagaaaGTAATTTCGTCTGCTAAGGaccgatttttcaatcgtcagttAACTTTTACCTAAAGAATAAATATGACACTTTGacatttttccatataaaacgcCAATTTTATTCCATTGGTATAATTTATATGACGATTATCAGCCCAAAGTAAAgtatgttaaaatacttatattaaaactagTAGCATTACGTAAAGCATTATAGGTTCTATTGTTATTCTTGTTTAAGTCTGATAGATTGGAATTGAAAAGACTGTAGAGAATTTTAatagtcttgttctaaataGAATACACGTGTTATTCTCAACAGATGCagtaattttattcaaaaatattgaaatgggCGAAAGGAGAAAGCGTTTAAAATTCAAAACTGGATACTCCGTGACATAATGGTCCCCGCAAACCTGTTGCACAGTTATCAGTTATG
Above is a genomic segment from Aricia agestis chromosome 18, ilAriAges1.1, whole genome shotgun sequence containing:
- the LOC121736037 gene encoding uncharacterized protein LOC121736037 isoform X2; this translates as MTPARCLFRGLVLLAVLIEVAHPICVLESDFGFKINCAFKKSGLFRVRNLGGVKAHASIGFSLGDELGFEQSLTNLDPSRRRSVSLKAGEPNLVDTTKPTVKQEKRGKQNRIMMRPMVQQSRPNQAAMDKLSTLHRRVASTMQPIVVAGPTVDMPVYARQQPGITIAKPMKMGVPAFKPLPPKDETLKVLPLATTKKTYTPLQLPQGPGIVYPNTVPHRVHDLANTYPAYNTKKVDDYNTISGYSDDTTLKLDKDDINAKIAEIAKAGNISMEAVEAAIVLRQQQLLNKYANIATPTTTTTTEAPVFQLEPEPEIVVAPVPQKPKRNNNLTGAKVMNAPKEYYPVGYEKNFDDHFQSKVDLPETSFHCGDQKYFPGLYGDESLGCMVFHVCALTDDGLVMKSFLCPESTLFDQTILKCNWWFYVDCKNTVKLYDTNIPVSKSYQLMKALTFFSSYKKEMEEDKSQNGDVEQGVKEAITILENQDNKPAASNVETMFVTPLPVIDERHSNSKDYSSVVATDAPVYRGSRNFNQTEKVRRKPESQESLVTNASTNFYSISNNTSAESSEGSSKRKRQRLTYRRNSHSTTARTTIRPNTTEATTTTTTTTQEPTSQEPTRTEISVVTESQSQTDRPILSTLMTETMTQAKLIDEINNLDKIEATIPTETESSPVRRFYRSSAEVLPEFKTVGNEKVQIVMPSSRVRDYYPKESSRFKKHIDMSYDTPWRPITDRS
- the LOC121736037 gene encoding uncharacterized protein LOC121736037 isoform X1, which gives rise to MTPARCLFRGLVLLAVLIEVAHPICVLESDFGFKINCAFKKSGLFRVRNLGGVKAHASIGFSLGDELGFEQSLTNLDPSRRRSVSLKAGEPNLVDTTKPTVKQEKRGKQNRIMMRPMVQQSRPNQAAMDKLSTLHRRVASTMQPIVVAGPTVDMPVYARQQPGITIAKPMKMGVPAFKPLPPKDETLKVLPLATTKKTYTPLQLPQGPGIVYPSENTYVSNGVVQFKPMRISPMSSSHDSSRLTVNPFLPLPPNTISLIQSPAFAPNPHSSPADLSFVDTVPHRVHDLANTYPAYNTKKVDDYNTISGYSDDTTLKLDKDDINAKIAEIAKAGNISMEAVEAAIVLRQQQLLNKYANIATPTTTTTTEAPVFQLEPEPEIVVAPVPQKPKRNNNLTGAKVMNAPKEYYPVGYEKNFDDHFQSKVDLPETSFHCGDQKYFPGLYGDESLGCMVFHVCALTDDGLVMKSFLCPESTLFDQTILKCNWWFYVDCKNTVKLYDTNIPVSKSYQLMKALTFFSSYKKEMEEDKSQNGDVEQGVKEAITILENQDNKPAASNVETMFVTPLPVIDERHSNSKDYSSVVATDAPVYRGSRNFNQTEKVRRKPESQESLVTNASTNFYSISNNTSAESSEGSSKRKRQRLTYRRNSHSTTARTTIRPNTTEATTTTTTTTQEPTSQEPTRTEISVVTESQSQTDRPILSTLMTETMTQAKLIDEINNLDKIEATIPTETESSPVRRFYRSSAEVLPEFKTVGNEKVQIVMPSSRVRDYYPKESSRFKKHIDMSYDTPWRPITDRS